The Calypte anna isolate BGI_N300 chromosome 1, bCalAnn1_v1.p, whole genome shotgun sequence region ATACAACTGAGAGAAGGTGAAACAGCCACTCCAGTCATGTTTGAATGCAGTCAGAGAACATCGtgtgaaaattatttgcatCTTCAGCTACTTTTAAACAGCGTGTCAGAAGGGTGGATGGAGGGAGTTCCCTGTATGGTCAGTGTCTTAAAACATTCCTGTAGTGTTAGCCTATCAGAGAAAATCAATAGTAACTGTGTAGTGCCTGCATAGTTATGTGGAGTGTCTGATACTTTCTTTTCAGAGTGAAAATCCTACTAAGATTAAGCTGAACTTCATGTTTCTTTGGGATATTGTGGGTGGGGATTGGGGGGAGTCCTGGGGCAAGTTTTCTGCTTGAAGATCAAGTTTTAGAAATTAAAGAGGTTGTCAGATGTAGGAGTGGAAAAAATACTCTACTGCCACATCTCTGAAGGCTGTAGCTAAGACAgtataacagaaataaaacagctgcTGTGTGTAGCAGTGCCAGAGAAAATACAAGATTTTGTGTGTTGCTATGAAAATATCTTTATGTCTCTGTAGCTCTCTATTTATCTTATTTTCCTTGGCAGATGCTGCGAAATTAGCAGGGCTTCTGTTTACAGCGTTGACTGCTTGGTACTTGGGATATTTAATTGCTTATCTTTTACCCAGTGAGGCAATAACAACGTCTATTGCTAATCTTCAAGACTTTGGAAAGAAACCAGTTCTGAGGGGTGGGTagttgtatttctttctttttcttttttcttttttttttttttttctatactgtGTCTAATGTGTATTTACATGGTTAATGGCAAATGGCCTTTTAGCTAAGAAATAATTTGGCATTTCCTATTGTAAGAATGAAGTTGATCATGTAAAGTGATTTAATTAGTGCAAGTCTGAACTATTTCTTAGACATTATCtttgaagaaacacaaagaaacagcCTATATTTGCCAGTATTCAACTATAATTAATTGAATTGTAATGTAACAATACCTTATTTGTTTGCTGGCATATAAGCACAAAACTTCAGGTTCTATCACATGTATTTTACAGTTACAGTAAATTCTTCAATCACAATCCAAATTTTGTGATTAAActctcattatttttcttctctgatctAGCTGGGTGACTTAATGTGTATGTTTTTCTCATGCTGTGACTATTTTATTGTGTGAAAAGGGTTTAAATTGAGAATTATTACTATTAACTTCAAACTATTGGTAGGAATCATTCCTGTTTCCTGTTACATGAAATAATTACCATAGATTCTAATCAGATTGTAGTATGTGGGGCACTTTTCTCTAGATAAGCTTGTTCTTGGTCTCATCAAGTGTTTCAGAGTAAAATTGGTGATAACGTTGCCATAATACTGGAAAATCGACAGGATTGAGTTCTGTGTATATGTGTTTGAGCTTGGCATGTTGACATTAAATGATGCTTTCCATGTAGAAATTGTTTATGCAGtatacaagaaaatattttctctttttttttgttgtagcCCCAGTCCCAAAAAGGCAGAAGTGTGATCACTGGTCTCCTTGCTCACCTGGGAACTATGCCTATCGGATTCTTAGTGGTGGTGGCAAAGCAAAGCTGGCTAGAATTTGTTTTGAGGATGAGATGTGAGTACCAGTCTAGCTTTAAAACCAAGCAAGTGCTTTGTACTGTGGAGAAGgatgtttcccttttttttgttcactggCTGCATTAAGCTCATTATCAGGGAGCTCCTTTTTCTGGTGATGTACTTCAGAATATATCTGACAGCATTTAACTCTTCCCCCCTTTcattccccccccttttttttttagcacctAATCTCATGTTATTTTCCTTGTTGCTCTACATAAGATGCATTCAACTGCTAATCAATCAagtattatttttcatcttcatggTTCAAGCTAGCCAGTTAGCAATATTTTGATGGGTCAACATCTTCTGAAAGTCAGGTTCTTTCATGGCTTTTCAAACTCTACAGATAGAGTGACTTCCAGTACCTTGCAATCATCTTTTGTGTAAAAATAGTCCACGCAGAATACTGCCATAAAACCATATTTTATCtcgttgggtttttttctaccttATCTCTCTGGTTATGTTTGTACAAAGTACTTTATTGATCTGGCTCATTTTGAAAGACTTATTGTGCAATGTTGAAGGAAGCTGACTAAAATGATGTGCAAGATTTTTAAGCCACAGCTCTTGTTTCATACAAAGTCTTGAATTAAATAACTGATGAAAATGTGAACATCAGAAAATGCCTCTGCATTGGTAAATGTGGCTTTGGTCAGAGCTTCTAGATGGAAGGCACGCTACTgatactgtatttatttttattccaggcTTATAAGTGAAGAGAAGGGTAATGTTGGAAGAGGTATAAATATTGCCATTGTGAATTgtaagtaagagaaaaaaagtcagagagCCATACCTTGTACTGTGATAATTTACAGAGATTCTTGGGAGGATACGAGCTtgttttgtagggttttttcagtaGTTAGTATGTAAGGAAAGGGAAATATTGCTAACAATTCATATCAAAtgtaaggaaaacaaatctgTGTTTGAGAGAAATATCCTTCTGgataaacaaaataaacatgTCAATAATCAGTATAAGCAAATATGTACATAGAGGcagtatatatgtattttattagCTAAAAGTACTGGTCCTTATGTAACATGGCAAAAATATCTGATCTCCAGCAATAAGACTCAACTTTCAGGTTCACTCCTTGATAATTATGCACATTTTTAAGCAGCCATTTCCTCTACCACACATACTAATTTTAGATACAATTTCATCTCCCTCTGCAGGTAAATCTGTCCATTGTCTCAAACCAATTTGTAATGAGACATATTTTCTACATGTCCTCTAATTAGATCAGTCAATCTGATGACTGTGTTCAGTATGTTTCCTGTGGCATCACACTTGTGTTTTATTCCATAATGATAATATTTTCCCCTCTGAGTTTGTGTGGTCTTTGGCAGGAAGGAAGACAGAACTATTAAGCCCAAGCCAATAAcacagagggagggagagagaaataattttgtgtagTTCTGCAGTCCTCActacagcctttttttttttctgtgtgtgtgatcTCTGCTCAAAAGCAGCACAATTCTAGAATGCTGTTACCACTGACAGATTTTTGCCAACTTTTCCCCTGACCAGCATGATGAACCCACCGTTTAGAATTCTATTTTTAGAAGAATTTGCCTCCGTGATTTTATTGTATATGAATCAAAAATAAGCCAAAAATTAATCAGGAACTGCTGGATCTTCTTACAAGAAATAAGCTGATGCACTCTAAGTGGAGAAGACCATCTCGTGTAGCAGGGTCTTGGATAACAAAAATCAATTACTTTGGCTTGGATTTAGAAATTTTTACCTGACCTGTTTAAACAAAGATAGCCATTTAAATTGCATCATAATTTATGATGTATAttgacaaaaatgttttgaaaatactAATTGGAATAATATTGACTAATTTGGAATAATAATTGTATGCCCAGTTTCTGATATGGTTATGTTGAGTGCTGAGTTTCTTTTCACTGAGATTAAATTATATGAAAGCTTGCACATCTCAAACAACTGTGCAGAATAGTATTGAGCTCATTCAAATAGGCTTAGCCCCTTTTCCTATTTGTCATTGTGACACATCATagtttatgtatatataaaactATGGAAATAAACAATAAACtgaattctttctttaaaagaaaagctagTAAAAATGTTTTAGTCACATTTGATGAATCAGACACTACATGAAACAAAATTCTCTCCAAATCTTTAACTTACGTTATTCCATATGCCTTCCAATTTAAAAActtaaacaaaagcaaactcAGAAGCACAATGATAACCAAAATTAGAGATACCTATCTTTTAGCTGGAAATGTTTTATATGCTGATTGACTTGAACAATTTTCACTTACATTTACacaactgttttttttattacagataaaacaggaaaagttacatcaacaaaatattttgacatgTGGAAAGGAGGTAGGGAAAAGAATGTGATAGGGCTTCTTTGTTAGTGTTCCAGCAGTAAGAAAAGAGATTTATCTAATAATCCTGCTCTTCCAAATGACTATGATTGTATTATCAAAGGGGATTCTCTAGAGGCAAACTTGATCTAATAAGATATGCTCTGGTCAGATCTGATGACAAATTTtgctggaaaagctgaatttctCCTGTTGGTTGAGATATTTGTCTTATTTATTTGTCTTGCAgttaggtgggtttttttaattgtcaaattgtaaattttttttctccattatttcAGTCTGGAAGGAATAATATTTAACCATGTACCACATCCATATACTTCACTCGGCaaaattccttttccttacatattttgttctattttaGTTGTAAAATCATAGGAAACATGCTGATCTGCTCCCTAATATCCTTCTGTGTGGCTAGAAAGATGATGTACTTTAAGAAtgccttttaaaacattttccaagCTTTGAACAATAACAGTTTCTTTACCTACTAGTAAGGCAAAAATGGTATGAGGCACTGAAAGCTGATTCTCTAACCATTTAAGAGTGTTTGTGACATTACACACATGAATAGAAATCACATTGGACTAGTCATGGGGCTGCAATTCTACATATGGTATGTAGACTGTAATGTCTCCAGGATGCCTTTTACATATTATTTTTGTATGCCAAACCAGTGTCTTGTGTATTTTTAACCATTGTAAATCGACTAAACAGCTTAGTGCTGCAAAATGGCTGCCACTTCAGGAAAGTGGGTGTACAAGGGGGTGTGTAACTTTAAAGTTAACAAGGTTGTAGGAAGCTCACAGAGTAGCAATAACTTCTGGGCTATTCTATGCTTTGCTTGCATGTGTAATATTATGTGAGGTAAACATAAGAAACCATCTGTAGGCTTAACCCAGGTGTAAATGGCTTTTGTAGAAGTTCAGAAGTATATTTGTTTATGACTGGGAAATACAGATCAATCCATGCTCTCCAAGGTTTCAGTGAGAGCTAGCAGCTTCCTGCACTTCCCAGCATTAGACCCTCTGCctgtaaacagaaaaattgcCTAATTAGGTCTCATTTTGCATAGACAAGGCCAAACACTAAAACCAAATTGAAAGTAGGTGGGATGTGATACGAGTGTAATTAATAATCAGTTGTGTAATTTGTTCAACAGACCACTCAGGAGAGATGAtgactttcattaaaaatgcacCAGAAGGGTCCCTGCTTTTGATGGTGACTCACGATGATGGAAGCACCCGGTGAGCAAGTAATTCATGACTGGCTGGGGAACAGAGCAATGAGCAGCTTGAAAATCACTAAAGCATACTGTTGTAACAGAGTGGTAAATTTCACTAGTCAATAGCCAAGGTTGCTCTCTCATTTCCTGCCTGAAAGTTTTGGGCTCCATGTCCATTTGGTGTTTGTCCATATCACGTATGTTAATGCTTCCAAAGACTGATAGATAGTTGTATTTGTTGAAAAGCACTTGCTGTCCTCATGAAGGGCACTGCTGTTAACTTTGGGGCACAACTTTCTGCTAAGAAGGTATCCACACCTCCAGATATATCTAGTTTGCATTGTTTCGTACAGCTTACCCTGATTATTTGGTTGATAAACATTTAATGCCTTGTCCTTATTTAAGAAGGGCTGAACAATCAAATAGTATTTTAgatacagtttttctttctattaGATGTTACAAATAGGATGTATTAATATCAGAAAtgtagaaataagaaaatgaaataattttgcccTTGAGATTTTAATGGCATGATACTAAGAGAGCTCTCAGAACTTATTGTTGCTTTGCTGACCTACTATTGTAAAGTATGAATCAGCTGTGttgtttttcagaatttttcacaTCCTgaatttttaacagtttttttcACTAAACATTCCTAGGTtgaaaaatgacacaaaaaaatTAGTAGAAGAGCTGGGAagtaaagaaatacagaatataaaGTTCAGATCAAGCTGGGCTTTTATAGCTGCCAAAGGCTTCAAACTGCCGGATGATatccaaaaagaaaaggtcaggttcactttattttcactttataTTTGTTTGTATATCAAGTATAACCTTCAGGTCCAGAATTTGTGGGTTAGCTACAGTAACTGTAGGCTGTTCAGAAAGCCTCAGTTGTACAAACAAGTTCTTTAATGTGTCATCGTTCTTTACTTTGGGCCTGGGCCATGTCCAGTGCTGACTTCTACCACACCAACACTAAAGCATCTGTAGATGAACTTCAGAGGTGACCAGCAGATCTAGAGAGTCAGAGTTTTGAAAAGTCCAATAGATATGCCCTATAGATACttggattttcttttggaaagacAAATTTCAAGGACTTTATAAACATAAAGACTGTTTTTATATGAAAACTGGGCTGTCTCACATTGACCATGCAATTACATCAATGCTTGCATCACAAAACCTCTGAATCCCTCAGGCTTCAGGAGAACTAAAGATACCATTCGTATATCAGATTCCTCTCTGTATCTGTGACCTTGTTATATCAGCTTTCTATAAGCCCAGTGATGCTCATCTCTAttgcagagagacagaaatgGGAAAACCCAATACAGAGATCACTTTCTTTGATGGTACTGGCTCCCTCCAAAATCATATGAAACCCAGAATATTGAAACATAATCTTCTTCACATTACAGAGCTTCTGCAGGAAAATGTTATTCAATTTAGTATATATTAGGAGTGGTAGCATCTTCACCCATTATGTCAAGCAAGTATTGCAACGTGCTACTTAGCTTCCCAGTTCTATCCATTACCCCCATTCTTTACTAGTTTGTAAAAGGTGAACCAAATAtcgttggggttttttttgtttatttgtttttacagaTAAACCACTCTGACAAGAAGAAGAACAGATACCGTGGCTGGCCAGCTGAAATCCAAATAGAAGGCTGTATCCCAAGAAACCTGATCTGAACAAATGCATACATCATTAATAAAGattattctatatttttatatctatGGCTTTAGTAAATTGCCTCTAGAACCCTATAAGCATCTGAACACTAATTGTAAAATGAGTCATATGCTGAGTTTTTAACGTTTCTTTCCTCTGTGAGGTTTTACtgtaatctgaaaataaataggTGTTTGATGGcaagtggaaataaaatgctCTGGTTTAGAATTACAATGTTCAGGAAGCCAGTAATAAAATACTTGGATTTTTGAAAGGGATCACACACTGTCATTAGTAATTTtaggggtttggttttgcttgttcttagtatgtgttttcttttggttcaCTTTAAAGACTCATATAGAAATAGAAGTTAGTCTAAGTTGTAATATAAAATCACTAGCAATAAAGCAAATTATTCTGATGTTTATTAAATGCCTTTGCTTCTCTTCAGAAAAGGTGTGGAAATGGCAGTTAGCTTTGTTAAGCTGATTTTGGTGATGATGACAACATGGAATAGCAATGTTAACACATAAAGATCAAGTTAGTTATTTTACCAAATTTAAGCTGCAGATCTACATGgtctgttttcattattttgtttcctttctgtaaaTTTAACTTATGAAAAGAATATAGTGACTTCATGCAAGCTTAAGCATTATTCATGCTAACTGTGGAATCAAACAcgtaatttttttcttgtgtttaatgttcctatgttccagcttgtgcttGTTGCCCCTTATCCTATCACTGGGAACTGCTGAGAAGATTCTGGCTCCATCTACCATTTATATACTTGTAGACTTGTAGGCTTtattcattttcccttttctgaagCACATCAAATGTGTCTGGAACTTTTTTACCAGCTGTTTGTTCCCTTTTTGTTCAAAAGCCTCCTGGATGGCAGATTCCACAGATTAAGTTGCTTCTTGTAGCATTTCATTGTTATTCCAGTAAACTGTatttacattacattttttaatctgtatttaCATTATTCTCaacatcaaaacatttttttagcaGCAACTTCCTTAACACGATGAACTTCAAATGGGTCCTAGCACTCTATGTAACTACTTAAGAGTGCCCCACGCCCTAGACTTGGAGCAGGAGAAAACTGGAAGTGGTGACCTGAGAGGATGGCTGCCAACACCCAGATTTAGTCTGCTGTTGCATTTCGAGTTGCTTTGTTGAAGCCCTTTCAGTGGTGCTCCAAATCCCTTGACACAGTTGCCATTCTCTATCTGTAGGCATTGCTGTGTTCCCAGCAGCTTTCTGGTATCATGTTTCCTCCCAGGCCCTAGTGCTCCCCTTCCTGCTACCAGCTGTTGAACTGCCCAGGGACACTGCCAAAGAAACCAATTAAATTTAATTGGTCTCAATTTGACTTTGGCAGTGGTGAATATTGCCACCTTGCTACAGATGAAGTGGTTACAAATTGAGCACTTAAATAGCTGTCTCAAGATTTTTCTAAGTAGatcttctttttgcttcttcGGACTACAAATTGTGTAGGTCAGGGGCATTCTTTTGGTGTTTTACACGCCTGGTATGAACTGCATGTGAAGTGTAGTAACACATGCTGAACTTGGCATCATTCTTGAAACAGGATTTGGATGGAATACCCAAGGTTTGCTGGCAGCTGTAGGCTAATTTGCAGCTAAGAAAATTCTGCATCTACTGCCATTCCTTAGATGTGTGTTTTAGCAGCTATCAGAGGCATCTCCCTTCCATGTGAGCCTGCGGTGGGATGCAGCTTCTTCATCAGTACTTATTCCTTGGGAGGTTTGAAGCAGCAGTTTCCAGGTGCCTTGTAGGTGCCTTCCAATGGATATTATAGCATTATTGTTGGAGCATTgcaggacttgggggtgttTGTTGATGGGAAGCTCCAcagtttggattgacaggaagctgagcatgagccaacagtgtgcccaggtagccaagaaggccaatggcatcctggcctgtttcaggaacagcatggccagcaggtccaaggaagtgattctgcccctgtattcagtgctggtgaggccacagcttgagtcctgtgtccagttctgggcccctcagtttaggaaggagattgaggtgctgggagcaggtccagagaagggcaaggaggctggtgaagggactcgagcacatatcctatgaagagaggctgagggagctggggctgttcagcctggaaaagaggaggctccgaggagacctcatcactctctacaactccctgaaaggaggttggagccaagtgggggttggtctcttttcccaggcaactctcagcaagacaaaagggcatggtcttaagttgtgccaggggaggtttaggttggatattagaaagaatttctttaccaagagggtgatccggcattggaatgggctgcccagggaagtagtggattctctgtccct contains the following coding sequences:
- the FAM3B gene encoding protein FAM3B, which gives rise to MPPGAPRGGDRLIAPVSPSPRCVPRSRSPAGRAGGRTGAPPGREEGAGGLFPAASPEADGAVGSVCASQFLSAWSGTLSIAEPLPIEFLSVAAMERGSFVPPVPSVTRCPHAAKLAGLLFTALTAWYLGYLIAYLLPSEAITTSIANLQDFGKKPVLRAPVPKRQKCDHWSPCSPGNYAYRILSGGGKAKLARICFEDEMLISEEKGNVGRGINIAIVNYKTGKVTSTKYFDMWKGDHSGEMMTFIKNAPEGSLLLMVTHDDGSTRLKNDTKKLVEELGSKEIQNIKFRSSWAFIAAKGFKLPDDIQKEKINHSDKKKNRYRGWPAEIQIEGCIPRNLI